A region from the Campylobacter subantarcticus LMG 24377 genome encodes:
- a CDS encoding CoA-binding protein produces the protein MKNIAIIGLSPNQDKPSHFVSKYLQDLGYKIYPIYPKEDFILNERVYRNLKEIPFEIDTAIMFRKASFANEIFEDLLSKNIKNFWMQLGIVNNEIMQKCKKYGINCVQDRCIKIELQKG, from the coding sequence ATGAAAAATATAGCCATCATAGGACTTAGTCCTAATCAAGATAAACCTTCCCATTTTGTAAGTAAATATTTGCAAGATTTAGGTTATAAAATTTATCCCATCTATCCTAAAGAAGATTTTATTTTAAATGAAAGAGTTTATAGAAACTTAAAAGAAATCCCTTTTGAAATTGATACTGCTATAATGTTTAGAAAAGCAAGTTTTGCAAATGAAATTTTTGAAGATCTTTTGAGTAAAAATATTAAAAATTTTTGGATGCAACTTGGTATTGTTAATAATGAAATCATGCAAAAATGTAAAAAATATGGTATAAATTGTGTTCAAGATCGTTGTATTAAAATAGAACTACAAAAAGGATAG